GTTTTCGAGAYRGCTACCGATTCCGTTCCGGCGTCGAGGCAACCATGTCCGACCTTGACCGCATGACTGGAATAAAACATCTGCGGATCAGGGGAATGACAAGGGTCAGGGTTGCAGCGGTACTCAAAGTGACAGGATTAAACATCCTGAGGGCAACTGCGTTCAGAAATCGCCTCAAAAGGGTAAAAAGGCGAGGTGAGGGGGCAAACACCCTTAAATTTGCCCTTCATAAGGTTGTCAAAGAGCGCATTTTACATCTACCAGACTCGATTCATCAATTTGTAAGGATATTTTTGTCCCGGAACAATCTTTTCAACTTTTCCTCACAAAATATGGCTTGAGACTTTTTGCGAGTGCATCAATTTAAAATTTTAAATTTGATCTTTCAGAAAGTCAAGCTTTTACAGATTGGTATAATTGCCAGAAAACCGAGATTAAAAACCCCCGGTCTCCATAAAATCAGACCGGACCAGAAGGCTGTATACAGGCCCCTCTGGTCTGAGTTCAGACCTGTAAAGGTTCACTCCCAGGAGATTCATGGTAAAAATTTTTCCAAGATCCGGCATAGGGGGCAGAAAAGCACCTTTCACCCGGATTCTCTCCGCTGCCTCATACACCCTGAGCCTTTCTTCCCCGGAAAAATCCAGAGCCACAAAAAGCCGCTGCATCTCGTAGGTCTTTCCTTTCATGGCATTCGCCTACCCCAGAAGCCAGAAAAAAAGGATGAAAAAAACAGCCAGTGCGGCAAAAACAAAAAGCATATGAAGCACATTGCCCCTTATCATGGCTTTTTTTCTCCGGACCAGTTCCTCAAGCTCCCTTTCCGAAAGACCTGAACAATGGGGACAATTCATTTTTGAATCTTCATAAGAAAGTCCGCATCTGCGGCATTGTTTCGGCTGTTTTGACCTGAGCTGCTGTCTGAGCATAATAAGTCTGTCTATCAAAGCCTCCTCCTTTTCCCCTGTTTTCAGGGTAGACTACTGCATAAAAAAATCTAACCGGGTTTATTCCGCAGCAGATCTTTTCTCTTTGTTTATCATAGCATAAGCTTAGCCTGCAGAAAAACCCGTCAGCAGGGATTTGTGATCGGATGCGGGATGGGGTAAGGCAACAGGTAAAGCTGCACCATGAATGGTGTAAAAAAATCCTGTTTTGAATGACAGGTAACATAGATATCTACCCGGAAAAAAACTGAAAGGAGCACCCATGAATCCGGAAAAAATCGTTAGCGGCTTAGGAAAAGAACTGACCGATGCATTGCAGGCCATGGGAAAAACCAAGGATCTCCAGAAAAAAGAAACCTACAGCCGCATCGTCAAAAACCTGAGTAAATCTCTGGCTTCCTTTTTTGAAATGGCAAGTGATGCGGAATTTTATGGCTATAGTTATGAAGGAAATGATCTTGACGATGATGACCTTTATCCCGAAGGCTATAAAGATGAAAATCCGGACAGGGATTGCCCCTTTTAAATTTTTCCAAGGAAAGGCTGGTTTTTTCAAAGCAGTGACTTCTGCTTATTTTGATTTAAATATCCTCTGTTTTTACCTGCATAAACAAAAAAACCCCGGCATCCGTTAAGGACATCGGGGTTTTTATTATTTTTTCCTTAATGACCTTAACGACCTAAATAAAAACAGCCCTTCATAATCTGGACCTCCTGCCTCCAGCACTTCTGGCAAAATTTAAATCAAAGGTAAATCACACAACCGTCATCCCCGTATTTTCAGCTTTTTCATCTCACGAAAAAACAAAAAGAAAATAATGGAGGCAAAAAGCACATTGGACAGGGGCAGAGCCATCCACACCCCCTGAAGACCTATGATCTTTGGAAGCATAAATAAAAAAGGCAGCTGTATGAACATATTACCAAGGGTTGTCATGGTGGCTTTTTTTGCCATACCCATGGACTGGAAAAAACTGGCGGTCAGAACAATGAAGCCATCCAGAAAAAGGGCAAAAAGATGCAGGCGCATCCCAAGGGAAGCTGCGGCGGAAAGCTCAGGATCTCCGGACACAAAAAACCATACTGCAAGGCCCGGCACCAGCATCACCGTACAGGTCATGATAATACCGACCCCCAGTGCCACAGTCATGGCAAGTCTTACAACCTGACGGATGTTTGTGGATTTTTCTGAACCTTTATAAAAACTGACCAGAGGCTGCATGCCACCGGCAACACCTTCGGCAAACATATAGTAAAGTGTGAGCACATAGCCTACTATGGTAAAGGCTGCCACCTGCAGGGTGCCGCCGTATGTCATGAAAAGCATGTTATGCAGCAGTACCACAAAACTTATGTAGACATACATCAGCATACTGGAAAGACCCGTTGCCAGAACCCTTGCCATTATAATTGGCCTTGGCTTTAAAAATCCCTGCTTCAGTGGTACCCGGGATCTGGTACTGAATATGAAAAAAAGGCCCATGGCAATACTTAAGCTTTCAGCCAGCACTGTTGCCACGGCAGCCCCCTTAAGTTCCCACCCAAGGTGCATGATGAAAAGATAATCCAGCAGCATATTGGCCACAGCTCCAGTCCCCATGCAAAGGGTTGCAAACCCCGGAGCCCCCAGATTCCTGACCCAGAAAGGAATGGCTATACTGGCCAGAACAACAGGAGCAGCAAAACCCATCACCCGCAGATAATCCCGGCCAAAAGATGCGACACTGTCTTCTGCCCCCTGCAGGACGAGAAAAAAGGTTGAAAAATTTACCAGCATAAGACCAGAAGCCAGGCCCAGCAGCACCAGCGCCCAGATCCCCTGCCCCAGAATGCGGGAAGCCTTCAGAAGATCACCCTCACCCTGGGCAATACCGCACTGCACGCCTGTACCGATGCCAATCATCATACCAATGGCCAGCAGTATCCCTATCCAGGGCCAGGACATATTGATGGCTGCCAGCCCTTCGCCCCCCATGGCATGACCGATGAAAATACCATCCACTATCAGATATGTGGCACTGATAAGCAGGGCCGAAACAGAAGGGATGGTGTAGCGCCAGAACATTCTCGAAACACTGCCTGATTTCATTTACCCTCAACCTTTTTTCTGTAATACCCGTACAATCATGTCCAGCGCATCTGTGTCCATGGCAAAAAAAGTCCCGGACTGACTGCCATCAGGTTCATCCAGAACCTGATTTTATTCTTCATACTTGAATGGTCATATACCTTGTGCAATAATTTTCAAGCTGTTGAGGAAAAATGACAGAAAGAACCCTCAGGCAGCCTTCCCCTTAGCGACCCATAAAAAAGGAAAAAATCATGAAAGGCTGGTGTGGCCGCATACTGAACGTAGACTTAAGTCGTGGAACCCTTGAACCGGCGGCACTGAATCCTTTAGATGCCCAACTCTTCATAGGTGGTCGGGGCTTGAACGACAAGGTCCTTTTTGACCGCATCCCTCCCGGCACAGACCCCCTTGGCCCGGAAAATGTCATCTGCTTTGCTCCCGGCCCCCTTTCCGGTACGGTTCTTGGACTCACCAGCCGTGTAGAGGTCAGCACCCTCTCTCCCTATAGCGGTATTCTGGGGGACGGTAATGCGGGAGAAAGGCTGGCCCATGTCATGAAACTTGCCGGATGGGATCAGATCAATATCACAGGCCGGTGTGAAAGGCCCTCCTATCTTTATATACATGAAGATGAGGTTTCCCTCATTCCCTGCCCGGAACACTGGGGTACGGACACATGGGAGTTCACCGAAGCCATGCGCAATACCCACGACAGGGATATCAGTGTTGCCTGCATCGGTCAGGCTGGAGAATGCCTTGTGCGTTTTGCCTCTGTAATTGTGGACAAATATGCATCCGCCGCCAGAGGTGCCGGGGCTGTCATGGGTTCCAAAAATCTCAAGGGCATCGTGGTCCGGGGAAACAGAAAGGTGAAACTGGCCGATCCTGAAACCTTTAAAGCCCTTGCGAAGGAAGACAGAAATTTCTTTAAAACAGATCCCTTTCAAAAGGGCGTTGCCTCCTGCATAGGTTCCCACCACGGCATCCTCAACTGGTTTCCTGGCTACCGCAATTACGAGGACTTCTGGGACAGAAGCAAGATTCCTGCGGCCATTCAGCCCGAAGCCTTCAAGGAATACGAGGTCCGTCGCACGGGCTGCAGAAACTGCACGGTGCAGTGCAAAAACCGCTTTGAAATTCCCAAAGGCCGCCGAGCCGGAGAGCAGGGCGAAGCCATGGAATATGAATGCGTTTTCTGCCTCGGCACCAACTGCGGCATAACAGACCCTGTGGTGATTATGGAAATGGAAAACCTCTGCGACCGCTATGGTATGGATATAATTGCGGCAGGTAACACCATGGCCATGGTCAAGGATCTATTCAATATGGGAGACATCACCATTGAAGATACTGGTGGTCTGGATCTCTCATGGGAAAACGCCGACGATCAGGTGAAGCTGCTGCACAGAACAGCCCTGCGGCAGGGTTTCGGCAACATTGTGGCAGAAGGTCTTTACCTTGGGGCAAAGATTCTGGGAAAAAGGGCCATGGATGTCTGTTACCACGTCAAAGGCCTTTCCAGAGGCCCTTATAAATCTGGCATGTTTGCTCTGGCTCACGCCACCAGCACCCGAGGTGCCGATCATCTCAGGGGGCGGAGCTGGGCCTATGGAGAAAATGACGGCGATCTTTTTTCTAAACTGAAAAGCGAAGGCCGTCTTCCCGCAGACATGGCTGACAACCCCGTATCCGCCCTCATCGTCTCCGAAAGGGCCTGTACCCTTGCGGACTGCATTGGCCGTTGCAAGGGCGCTGTCAACTCCTGGAGCTGTGCTGTCCCCCTTGTGAACCAGTACCCCCTCATGGAAGGGCTGGCCCGTCTCATGACCGCCGCCACAGGTGTTCCCTATACGGAAGAACGTCTGAGCGCAACGGCAGACCGGGTCTATCTTCTGGAAAAAGCCTTTAACATACGGTGCGGAACCCGCAGGCAGGATGACAGGCTGGTATTGCACAAAGATCTTTTGGGAACGGAGGAGGCTGCAAAGGAGCAGGAAAAGCACGAAGCTATGCTCACTGCCTATTATGAGGCTTCCGGTCAGGATCTGGTAACGGGTATTCCCACCCGCAGAAAACTGGAAGAGCTGGAGCTGGGCTTTGTGGCCGATACCCTTGAAAAAGAACTGCCCCTTGAGCCATGGGACGGCCCGAAACCATGGCCCTTAAATGCCTATCCGTCAGGGGAAAAAAGGGTATAGTTTTTCAGGCAGGGGTCTTGTGCCCCTGCACACCGAAAGGACATGCATTTACCAATGGACAATCCTGTGAAACCTGTTCAAACCCTCACCCTCTGCATGGGAAGTTCCTGCTTTTCCAAGGGAAACAATCTGAATGCAGCGGCCATTGAAGCCTTTATCCGGGAAAATGATCTCACAGAATCCATCAGCATGCAGGGCTGCCTCTGTGAGCAGCACTGCAAAAACGGCCCTAATATCACAATAGACGGCGAACTGATCCAGGGAGTTCAGCCGGGAATGATCCATGATCTTTTGGCCCATAAAATCAGGCGGTAATACCTATGCCCCGAATAAAAAGCCCCATTTATACGGAAAAAACCCGCTGTCAGGACTGCTATAAGTGTATCCGGGAATGCCCAGTCAAAGCCATCCTTGTGGAAAAGGGCCACGCAATTATCATCCCGGAGCAGTGCGTACTTTGCGGCCACTGTGTTGTGGCCTGCCCCGCCCAGGCAAAAAAAGTGCGGGATGATCTGCCCCAGGCCCGGCAGATCCTGAAACTGAAACCAAAGGTCATTGCATCTCTGGCTCCTTCCTTTGCCGCTGTATATCCGGACATTGAACCGGGGCAGCTCATTTCGGCTATAAAAGCACTGGGTTTTTACGGCGTTTCTGAAACCGCCATCGGTGCTGATCTGGTATCCGCCAAAATCGCCTGTGACCTTTCCATGGCAGAAGACAATCCTGAAGCAGACCCAAAGGATCATAGGGAGAGTCTCTACGGATACCGGGTGCAGTTCCGGTCCCAGGAAGCCGCAGGAGAAAAACCGCCCCTTCACAGGCAAAAACTTTTTTTATCATCGGCCTGTCCTGTGCTTGTGGAATTTATCAAGCACTACATGCCCGAACTCAGCCCCAGCATTACGGACTGTGCCTCTCCCCTGCTGGCCCATGCAAGGTATCTGAAGGAAAAGTACGGAGAAGAAACGGGCATTGTTTTCATAGGACCCTGCATTGCCAAAAAAAGGGAGGCCGACACCTGGGATGAGCTGGATGCAGCCATTTCCTTTACGGACTTGAGCCGCTGGCTTGAGGACGAAGGCATTCGTCCGGCTGATTATAAGGCAGCCAAAGAAAGCTTTATCCCTGTGAAGGCAGCCAAGGGAAGTCTTTATCCCATTGAAGGCGGTATGATCGCATCCATCCGCAAATATGCCTCCATTCGGAATGTTCATATGATGAGCATCACAGGACTCAAGGAAATAAGAAAAACCCTTGAAGGCTTCAATCCGGCGGAGTTTTCTGCACCCATTTTCATGGAGCTTCTTTCCTGCCCCGGAGGCTGCATTAATGGTCCCGGAATCTGTGACGATACCCAGAGGATTTTTCGCAGAATCCGACTTCTCGATTATGCCAGTAAAGCCAGAAATACCCTCAGCGAAAAATTGCCCTGCATGCAGGATACCCTTCCTGTGGAAAGAATTGTCCCGGTCGAGCACTCCGAAGAAGAAATTCAGACAGCCCTGCGACAGATAGGCAAACGCACCCTTCAGGATGCCCTGAACTGCGGAAGCTGCGGCTATGATACCTGCAAAGCCTTTGCAGCAGCCATGCTGGAAAACCGTGCCGAAAAAACCATGTGTCTTTCCTATATGAAAACCCTGGCCCAGAACAAAGCCAACGGCCTTATCCGGGCCATACCTGCAGGGGTTGTCATATGTGACAGTCAGCTCAAAATCATTGAATGTAACAGATACTTTGCCAACATGATGGGAGAAGATGTGCTTTCCATGTTTGAAGTCCGTCCCGGCATGGAAGGTGCCAGCCTTGAAAAAATCACAGACCTTGCCCGTTATTTCAAGGATGTGATTGATCTCAACGGACTGGATCTTGTGAACAGGGAGGTTCGGGAAGGGAAAAAAATCTTTCATCTGACCATCTTTTCCATAGAAAAGGGAGAAAGTGCCTGCGGTGTACTGCAGGATGTGACGGCACCCCAGATTCAGAAATCCAGGGTCATCGATGAAACAAGGCGGGTTATCAATAAAAACCTTAAAGTGGTTCAGAAAATCGCCTTTCTTCTGGGTGAAAATGCCGCTGAAACGGAAGCCATACTTAACTCCGTAATAGAATCCTTTTCAGGGGACGAGGACAGCGACCTATGATCCATATGCCAGCGGCAGAAAGCTTTATTGAAGTGGATCACCATCAGATTTTCAAGTACAGGGAAGGTGCCGGAGGAGACACCTTTTTATCCCAGAAAAATGAAAGCGACGGCAGGGTTATTACTGTCCTTTCCGATGGCCTTGGCTCCGGCGTCAAAGCCGGTGTGCTTTCCACCCTTACGGCCACCATGGCGCTGAAATTTGTGGCTTCCAATATCCCCATCAAACGGGCAGCCAGAACCATCATGAACACCCTGCCGGTCTGCAGGCTCCGGGAAATCAGCTATGCCACCTTTACCATAGTGGATATAGAGCCGGGGCTGCAGGTAAGGATGATGGAATTTGATAATCCGGGCTATCTTCTTATCCGGGACAATCAGCCCATGACCCCTGAAAAAAATGCCATCATCATTGAAAGAAAAAATAAAAAAGCCGCTCCTCCGCACAATACCACCATGTTTTATTCCAGCTATCAGGCCCTGCCCGGAGACCGGCTGGTCTTTTTTTCGGACGGAGTTACCCAGTCCGGTATGGGAAGCAAGGGCTTTCCCTTTGGCTGGGGAGAAGAAAGGGTGAAAGATTTCATACTGGAAAAAGTCCGTACTGCACCTTCTGTCAGTGCACGGGAACTGGCCAGATCCATTGTGCAGCAGGCGCTTTTCCATGATCAGTATCAGGCAAAGGATGACATCACCTGCGGTGTCATCTACATCCGCAGCCCAAGGGATCTGCTCATTGTCACAGGCCCCCCCATGAATCCGGACCATGACAGTGAGATGGTAAGGCAGTTCACCGCCTTCAGCGGATCGAGAATTATCGCAGGCGGCACCACGGCGGGTATCATATCCCGTCAGCTTGGCAAGCCCTGTCGCACTGATGTGAAAAATCTGGATCCTGTAATTCCGCCGGTCTCGGAAATGGAAGGTGCGGATCTGGTGACCGAAGGAATCATTACCCTTGGCAGGGTGGCGGAGATTCTGGAACAGCGGACCAACATAGTTACGGGCACCATTGCTTCCAATTCTAAGCAGAATGCGGCTGACCGTATCATTGATATGATCATCAACCATGACCGCATCGTATTTCTGGTGGGCACGAAAATAAACGAAGCCCACCAGGATCCCAATATGCCAGTAGGGCTGGAAATACGAAGGAACATCGTCAAAAAAATTCAGGGCCTTCTTACGGAACATTACCTGAAAGAGGTCAGCATCCATTATCTTTAGGCTCAGGCAAGGGGTGCCGTACCCGTCAGACGCACGGCCCTGTCATGGATTTCCATGATTTTTATCGCTTGAGAAAGGACCTCTTTTTTCCCGAAATCTCCTATAAAATCGCAGATTCTGAATCCTTCATCCTTTTGCCGGTAGATTTCCTGCCAGCTTCTGTATTCCCTTTCCTTTGCTTCATCTTCCCAGGGAAAGGACGAAGGAGGTTTCGGAGAGCCGCATCTCCATGGCTTGGAGGTCAGCCTTGCCCGGAAACACTCCTGCTTTCGGGTCAGCACCTGATACAGGGGATCGGCATTCAGGCCTTTAAGTATTCTCTCCGTTTCCTCTGAGGCGGGGGCAAAGAGTTTTCCCGTAAACAGGAGGCGCAGCCCTTCCTTTGTTCTGTAGAGGCGAAAGCCATAATCCGGATTCTGCCGTGACCACTCTTTTACGGAGGCAATGGCTTTCTCGGCAGGAGCTTCCTTTTTTTCACCAATACTTCTGCCGAAAAAAAGCCTGCGCAGCCATTCCATAAAACCTGCAGATTCAGCTTTGGGAAAATCCACATCCACAAAAAGCACCTGAGAACAATTAAGGATTTCGGCACCGTAGCGGTTGCGGGTAATCACAGCAAGCTGCTTTTCTCCATCAAATATTTCCCCAAGGATCTCTTCTTTGACGGGCATATCATGGTATTCGTAATGATCCGGCCTTTCACCGCCCATCAGGCGGTTGAAGATGCGTCCGGCCCTGGCTGTGGCCTCCTTTGCCGCTTCTGCCGGAGAAACAAAGGACCAGCCCGAAGCCGTTATGCTGTGGGATTGGCCATGGGCATCTTTCATTTTCTGACTTTTTTTTACCCAGTAAGGCGGAATTTTCATTTTTACCCTCCATAAATGTAAGAATACATGCCATACTCACAACCCGGAAGTGACGCATCTTCTTTTTCTGATCCTGATGATCACCTTTTTTAGGCCATACTTTTTTTGAAACATAAAAAAACTGTAAGGGGCAGGCCCTGGATTTTCCCTAGGGCACCCGTAAAGGGTATCTTGTGCAATACAGGGCCGTAAACCTTTCGCAGGGGCAGATCCTGCCAGAAAACAGTGGCTGAGTCAGGCTGGAAATCATCAGATGATTAATTATAACATGGAGCCTCAATAATGAAAAAAAATGTGATCTTTTTTGCCCTTCTTGTTGTCAGTCTTTCGGGCTTTGCAGCCTGGTATCTAATGAAACACCCTGACCCGTCGGACGGCCCCCATATAGCCTCTGTGCTGCCTGCGGACACCCTGCTGCTTTTAAGTATCAACAATGCCGCAGAACAGATGGAAGAATTCAGAAACAGCCCCCTGGCAAAGGCCATTAATGGCATTGATCTGGAAGCCAGCCTTGAAAGGGCAGGCTTTCCCTACCTTATTCCCGATGAAATGACGAACTACAGGGAGTGGCTTTCTTTAAAATGGAATCAAAAAATATTTAACAGTATTTTTGGCAGGGAAGCTGCTCTGGCCATTCTGCCGGAAGCTCTGGCTTTTATGACTCCCTACGCAGAACCTGAAGATATGCTTAAGGGAATAGCCATAATTGCACGGCCTGTACAGGGAGCTACCCTTGTTTCTTTTATCAGCCCCTGGGCACCCGGTCTCGATGTTTTAGAAATTGCCCCCCATGGGGATATAAAAATCCGGCAGATCAACCTTGAAAACGGTATGGAGCTTTTTACCAGCGACAGAGAAGGCCTTATGCTGGGAGCCTTTCACCTGGAAACCCTGAAACGGATGCTGGATGCTTCTTCGGGCAGCATTGCCCCGCTGGAAAAGAATAAAAACTTTGCCTCCATGGAAAAAGCCCTGGGCGATGGGCCAAGAACCCTCTCCTTTTATATGGATTTTGCCACAGCACTTCCCCTTGTGGATGAAAAACTGGCCTCTTTTGCCAAATCCGGTGATGTGAGCGACTGGAATGATATCAGAAAAATGCTTCAGGGGTTTAAAAATTTCGGTTATGCAAGATTCAATGATGGAACAGAAATCAGAAGGTCTCTGGGCAGAGCTGGCATGGACAAAAAGGAACTGGATCCGGATCTTCTGGCTCTGATGGAAAGACCCGCGCGCAAACCAGAGCCTCTGTGGATGGCTCCTCCTGAAACGGAGCTTTTTTTCTGGAACGGCAGCTTTGACCTTGAGTATACCATCCAATCAATCCTTGAAGACCCTGAAGATCAGTCAGCCTTCCGTACGGCCTTTGAAATGCAGACCGGTATCCTCTTTGAGGATCTCATCAACAGCCTTGGTCATGAAATGGCTTTCATCATGACAGGAGCTGATGAGGACAGCGTATTCCCCCTGCCCCGGCTTGCCATCATGCTGGAAAGCCAGTCCCCTGAAATTCTTACAAGCCTCATGCAGAACCTCGTCAATAAGGCAGAAGCTGCATCCGGGATCCCCCTCAATCTTCAGTCTCGCATCATAGAAAGTGTTGAAATCACACAGGTTCAGATTCCCATGGGTGAAGACATTCAACCCGGCTGGGCAACAATGGGAAAATATTTCGTTTTTGCCCTGCACTGGGAAAGCATTGCGGACATGGTTCGGGCAGAAAGCTCCGGTATCAATCTTGTTTCCGATGATCTGTTTCAGTCTGTGGACAAGGGTTTAAGCGGAAAAAACAAATCTGTTACCTATGTCCGGTCCGAAGCTCTTATGGATACGGTTCTCGCCCTGGCCATGTGGCAGGCAACCAATCTTGCAGGCGGCAACACCCATGTACTCGTGTCCGAGATCTTTGAACCTCTGCTGGAAGGCCTTAAAATGTACAGGGCCTCCGGCAGCCACGGATATACCGAAAAAGGGGATGCCGTTTTCCAGACCTTTACCCGTATTCAAAAGTAAAAATCGGGGAGCCCCAGGGTAATCATATAAGGTTACCCTGGCAGCCGTTTATCAGCCATATCAGCAAAGGCGGGCATCCAGAATTAAGAGTACTGGATTCCCGTTTTTGTGGTAAATACTGCACTAAAAAGTAAAAAGGGGTCTCTTTTTCTCTATGTCCTCTCTCCCTCAAAAAAACGGTGAACAAAACAGCACCGTTCTGTCCATATCTAAAAAACAATCAGGAGCTGTCATGAATTCAGAAAAGGAAGAAAAGAAAAAGCAGGATGCCCTGCTCCAGCAGGAAATAAGGAGCAGCAGAAAATTTTCCATGGCCGAAGCCATAGGCAGAGAAGGCGGCCATTTCATGAAAGGGCACAATCCTGTGCCTGCCATTGATCAGCTGGTTGCAAAACTCAATGGGTTTATACAGGATAACACCCGTGACGCCTCAAGAATACTTATATCCGTACTTCAGGAAAGGGTAAAAAATAACAGTCTTGCCCTTTCAGAACAGGCAGAAAAACCCTTTACATTTCTCCATGGGCTGATTCGTTCATATCTGGAGCACCCCGAACGTTTATATGAGCTCACCCGTCAGGCAGATATCAAGTGGGGACAGATCAACAATGAAAAACCCTATTTCCAGAAGCCCGGTGAACAGCCCCACCCCGATGATGAATATTCCCATGAAAGCGTAGCTGCAAGGCTTAAGGATCTGCTGGAAACCATTGAAGCCCGGATGGAAGAGGAGGATGAAGGCTGAGCAGGCAGAAAAGCCTGCCGCCCCCTGAAAGACTCGCAGCACATTCTTCAGGAAAGAAAACTCCATAAAACCCCGGCCGCAATGGCAGAACCGATTACCCCTGAAATATTGGGGGCCATGGCATGCATTAACAGAAAGTTCCCCGGATCTTCCTGCTGGGCCACATGATGCACCACACGGGCTGAATCCGGCACGGCAGATACCCCTGCAGCACCAATTAAAGGATTGATCTTGGTTTTTAAAAAAAGATTCATGAACTTTGCAAAAAGAAGCCCGCAGGCCGTTGCCACGGCAAAACTGGCTGCTCCCAGTACAAAAATCCCTATGCTTTTTGCATTAAGAAAAACATCCGCCTGGGTACTGGCCCCGACGGTTACGCCCAAAAGAATGGTAACCGTATCGATGATAACCGTGCGGGCTGCCACAGCCAGACGATCCGTGACAACTGCTTCTTTAAGGAGATTACCCAGAAAAAGCATACCCAGCAGAGGTAAGGCCGCAGGGGCTATAAAACAGCACATGAGAAGCCCTATGATGGGAAAGAGGATTTTTTCCTTCTGGGAAACTTTCCTTGGCTCTTCCATGCGGATGCAACGCTCTTTTTTAGTGGTAAGAAGCTTCATGACGGGCGGCTGTATCACAGGAACGAGCGCCATATAGGAATAGGCAGCAATGGCAATGGGACCGATGAGATCAGGGGCAAGCATGGACGTAAGGAAGATGGCCGTGGGACCGTCCGCACCGCCTATAATGCCTATGCTGGCTGCTTCAAAGGGAGAAAAGCCTAAGGCCAGAGCACCAAGAAAGGTAAGAAAAATACCCGTCTGTGCAGCTGCCCCCAGCAGCATCAGGGAAGGTCTTGCCAGAAGGGTGGAAAAATCCGTCATGGCTCCGATGCCAAGGAAAATCAGTGGCGGATAAATGCCGTGGGTAACGCCCATGTAAAGGTAGCCCAGAACGGAGCCTTCTTCATAGATACTCAGGCCCAGTCCATGGAATACAGGTATATTCCCCATGAGAATACCGAATCCTATGGGAACCAGCAAAAGGGGTTCATAGCGCTTGACTATCCCCAGATAAATAAACACAAGCCCCACACAGATCATAAAAACATGGAGAATATCAATCATGTAAAAGCCTGTATTAGTTAAAAAATCCAGCAGCAGCGGGATCATATCTCTTCTTTCATTGTCAGTCGTTGATTTATACTCCGGCAGTTCAGGCCAGCAGTGCCCTTCGCCCTTTTTTTGCCGGATATTCTCCACCTTGAACAAGCCGTTCAAAGGCTGCCTTCTCCCAGTTATAAAAACCACTGCCATCGGGCTTCAGCACTCCGGTACGCACAAGATCCGCCAGAATGGCATGGCAACGGGCAACGCCTCTTTTTTCCGCCTGTTCAAGAAGGC
The sequence above is a segment of the Desulfobotulus mexicanus genome. Coding sequences within it:
- a CDS encoding SpoIIE family protein phosphatase, with translation MIHMPAAESFIEVDHHQIFKYREGAGGDTFLSQKNESDGRVITVLSDGLGSGVKAGVLSTLTATMALKFVASNIPIKRAARTIMNTLPVCRLREISYATFTIVDIEPGLQVRMMEFDNPGYLLIRDNQPMTPEKNAIIIERKNKKAAPPHNTTMFYSSYQALPGDRLVFFSDGVTQSGMGSKGFPFGWGEERVKDFILEKVRTAPSVSARELARSIVQQALFHDQYQAKDDITCGVIYIRSPRDLLIVTGPPMNPDHDSEMVRQFTAFSGSRIIAGGTTAGIISRQLGKPCRTDVKNLDPVIPPVSEMEGADLVTEGIITLGRVAEILEQRTNIVTGTIASNSKQNAADRIIDMIINHDRIVFLVGTKINEAHQDPNMPVGLEIRRNIVKKIQGLLTEHYLKEVSIHYL
- a CDS encoding sodium ion-translocating decarboxylase subunit beta; translation: MIPLLLDFLTNTGFYMIDILHVFMICVGLVFIYLGIVKRYEPLLLVPIGFGILMGNIPVFHGLGLSIYEEGSVLGYLYMGVTHGIYPPLIFLGIGAMTDFSTLLARPSLMLLGAAAQTGIFLTFLGALALGFSPFEAASIGIIGGADGPTAIFLTSMLAPDLIGPIAIAAYSYMALVPVIQPPVMKLLTTKKERCIRMEEPRKVSQKEKILFPIIGLLMCCFIAPAALPLLGMLFLGNLLKEAVVTDRLAVAARTVIIDTVTILLGVTVGASTQADVFLNAKSIGIFVLGAASFAVATACGLLFAKFMNLFLKTKINPLIGAAGVSAVPDSARVVHHVAQQEDPGNFLLMHAMAPNISGVIGSAIAAGVLWSFLS